A single window of Acidobacteriota bacterium DNA harbors:
- a CDS encoding DUF1552 domain-containing protein has translation MTKSKARANILFKKSIPRRTFLRGVGASIALPLLDSMVPALARAAERPAAQRLGFVYVPNGVIMDAWTPKTEGASFEITSALTPLAPYRDQLQVLTGLAHNNGKAIEGEGAGEHARASAVFLTGVHPHKTEGADLRAGISVDQIVARHMGNQTQLASLEVAVDSTDVIGTCDSGYSCAYSNTLSWRTATTPVPMENRPRRVFERLFGDAATTDSTERRAQLEKQRSILDLVADDVRRLLPGLGPTDRAKLSEYLESVRDIERRIAVAEQQSSRELPSFERPAGVPSVFSEHVKLMFDLQVLAWQTDMTRMITFMMGREQNTRSYKELGYAEAYHSLSHHQYDPVKIAKVQQIDLLHVKCLAYFIGKLKATPDGDGTLLDHSMIVYGGALSDGNLHVHNNLPILLLGGGAGRPGADKLRGGRHLRFPQDTPATNLFLAMLDKMGIPMDHLGDSTGKLDLLEGV, from the coding sequence ATGACTAAATCGAAGGCACGCGCCAATATCCTCTTTAAGAAATCCATTCCGCGCCGCACCTTCCTGCGCGGAGTGGGGGCATCCATCGCCCTGCCTTTGTTGGACTCGATGGTGCCCGCCTTGGCCCGCGCCGCGGAGCGTCCGGCGGCGCAACGGCTGGGGTTTGTCTACGTGCCGAACGGCGTCATCATGGATGCCTGGACTCCGAAGACAGAGGGCGCGTCGTTCGAGATCACCTCCGCGCTGACGCCGCTGGCTCCCTACCGCGATCAGCTCCAGGTGCTGACCGGACTGGCGCACAACAACGGCAAGGCCATTGAAGGCGAAGGAGCCGGCGAGCACGCGCGCGCCAGCGCGGTCTTCCTGACAGGCGTGCATCCGCACAAGACCGAAGGCGCGGACCTGCGCGCGGGAATCTCCGTCGACCAAATTGTTGCGCGGCACATGGGCAACCAGACACAGCTCGCGTCGCTGGAAGTCGCCGTCGATTCCACCGACGTGATCGGCACCTGCGACAGCGGCTATAGCTGCGCTTACTCGAATACGTTGAGCTGGCGCACGGCGACGACCCCCGTGCCGATGGAGAATCGCCCGCGGCGCGTCTTCGAGCGGCTGTTCGGCGACGCGGCCACCACGGATTCTACCGAGCGTCGCGCGCAGCTTGAAAAGCAGCGCAGCATTCTGGACCTGGTCGCCGATGATGTGCGTCGCCTGCTGCCGGGACTGGGACCAACGGACCGCGCTAAGCTGAGTGAGTATCTGGAATCGGTGCGCGACATCGAGCGGCGCATCGCAGTGGCTGAGCAACAATCGTCGCGCGAGTTGCCCAGCTTCGAGCGTCCCGCCGGCGTGCCATCGGTATTCAGCGAGCACGTGAAGCTGATGTTTGATCTGCAGGTGCTGGCCTGGCAGACGGACATGACGCGCATGATCACCTTCATGATGGGTCGCGAACAGAACACGCGCAGCTACAAGGAACTCGGCTACGCGGAGGCCTATCACTCGCTGTCGCATCATCAGTATGATCCGGTGAAGATCGCCAAAGTCCAGCAGATTGACCTGCTGCACGTGAAGTGTCTGGCGTATTTCATCGGCAAGCTCAAGGCTACGCCGGATGGCGATGGAACTCTGCTCGATCACTCCATGATTGTGTATGGCGGGGCGTTGAGCGACGGGAATCTGCATGTTCACAACAATCTGCCGATCCTGCTACTGGGCGGCGGAGCAGGTCGGCCGGGCGCGGATAAATTGCGTGGCGGGCGGCACCTGCGATTCCCGCAGGACACTCCGGCCACGAATTTGTTTCTGGCGATGCTCGATAAGATGGGTATCCCCATGGACCATCTTGGGGATAGCACGGGTAAGTTGGACTTGCTCGAAGGCGTATAG
- a CDS encoding DUF1592 domain-containing protein, protein MKHSRITARILFVSAMAVACAVNAIAQDAAALAAPTAVVNQYCVSCHNQRLKTAGLVLEGVDWNHVSSHADVGERVLRKLRSGEMPPPGAPRPPAPTLTALTNYLESALDRAAAAALNPGQPALHRLNRAEYVNSVRDLLDLDVDAIDLRSSLPADDSGYGFDNIGDVLSVSPLLLENYFSAARQVSRLAMGAIPPRAEQVIYDVPRFLSQNDRVSEALPFGSRGGIAVRHYFPVAGDYWINVRLKTTYEGSRILGIAEAHDLDIWLNGARVAQTTVGGEGKRASRYDTTLRLDPTAPTSPAANQDAPASAEKPADADFQVKVSVSAGTHLVGVSFQRETWEDEALLPPLIANRDDLEPGIGSVVIDGPVNLRAGAAAVTDNSVAKRLLICDGKEAKEAEETCAWAILSRVARRAFRRPINDQDRETLLIPFRQGRVGARFESGIEMALTRILVSPEFLFRIERDPAGVASSAAFRISDLELAARLSFFLWSSLPDDELLGAAERGQLHQPAELLKQVQRMLADARARALVENFAGQWLYLRNIKSVQPDLGEFPDFDENLRAALQQETELFVAENIRQDRGILNLLDANYTFLNERLARHYGIADVYGSHFRRVELADSQRHGLLGKGSILTVTSYADRTSPVLRGKWVLETLLGAPPPPPPPNVPALQDRNTEGKILSMRQAMERHRANPACATCHQRMDPLGFALENFDAVGRWRTTSGADNIPVDASGVIPGGTKFVGPSGLRGVLLDSQREFLTTATSKLLTYALGRGVEYYDQPTVRQILRRAAPEKLKWSDIILGIVESTPFQMRRPLNP, encoded by the coding sequence GTGAAACATTCTCGCATCACAGCGCGAATCCTGTTTGTCTCGGCAATGGCCGTCGCCTGCGCGGTGAACGCTATTGCACAGGATGCCGCCGCGCTGGCCGCGCCGACTGCGGTGGTCAATCAATATTGCGTCTCCTGCCATAACCAACGACTAAAAACCGCCGGCCTGGTGCTGGAGGGTGTTGACTGGAATCATGTTTCCTCGCACGCCGATGTGGGCGAGCGAGTGCTACGCAAATTGCGTAGCGGCGAGATGCCGCCGCCGGGCGCGCCGCGCCCGCCTGCTCCCACCCTCACAGCACTGACGAATTATCTGGAATCGGCGCTCGACCGCGCCGCCGCCGCCGCCCTCAATCCCGGCCAGCCTGCGTTGCACCGGCTGAATCGCGCCGAGTACGTCAACTCGGTCCGCGACCTGCTTGATCTGGACGTGGACGCTATTGACCTGCGCTCCTCACTTCCCGCCGATGACTCCGGATATGGGTTCGACAATATCGGTGATGTCCTGTCGGTCTCGCCGCTGTTGCTCGAAAATTATTTCTCCGCCGCGCGTCAGGTGAGCCGGCTGGCGATGGGCGCGATCCCGCCACGCGCCGAGCAGGTCATCTACGACGTTCCTCGTTTTCTCAGTCAGAATGACCGAGTCAGCGAGGCCCTGCCCTTCGGATCGCGCGGCGGAATTGCGGTTCGCCATTACTTCCCCGTGGCGGGTGATTACTGGATCAATGTCCGCCTGAAGACCACCTATGAAGGCTCGCGCATTCTGGGCATCGCCGAGGCGCATGACCTGGACATCTGGCTGAACGGTGCGCGGGTTGCACAGACCACTGTGGGCGGAGAGGGCAAACGCGCCTCGCGCTACGACACCACTCTGCGGCTCGATCCCACCGCGCCCACCAGTCCAGCCGCGAATCAGGATGCGCCAGCCAGCGCGGAGAAACCCGCCGACGCGGATTTCCAGGTCAAAGTGAGTGTATCCGCCGGGACTCATCTGGTGGGAGTATCCTTCCAGCGCGAGACTTGGGAGGACGAAGCGCTGTTGCCGCCGCTGATCGCCAATCGCGATGATCTCGAACCGGGCATCGGCAGCGTGGTCATCGATGGACCGGTGAATTTGCGCGCGGGCGCCGCGGCGGTCACGGACAATTCCGTGGCCAAGAGATTGCTGATCTGCGACGGCAAGGAAGCAAAGGAAGCAGAGGAAACGTGCGCGTGGGCCATTCTCTCCCGCGTTGCCCGGCGCGCCTTCCGCCGTCCGATCAACGACCAGGATCGTGAGACGCTGCTCATCCCCTTTCGCCAGGGCCGCGTGGGCGCGCGCTTCGAGAGCGGGATCGAGATGGCGCTGACGCGCATATTGGTCTCGCCCGAGTTTCTGTTTCGCATCGAGCGCGACCCTGCGGGTGTGGCGAGCAGCGCGGCATTCAGAATCAGCGATCTGGAACTGGCGGCGCGGCTGTCGTTTTTCCTGTGGTCGAGCCTCCCCGACGATGAGCTGCTCGGCGCGGCGGAGCGTGGGCAATTGCATCAGCCGGCCGAGTTGCTCAAGCAAGTTCAACGAATGCTGGCCGATGCCCGGGCGCGTGCGCTGGTTGAGAATTTTGCCGGGCAGTGGCTGTATCTGCGCAACATAAAAAGCGTGCAGCCTGACCTCGGCGAGTTTCCTGATTTCGATGAGAACCTCCGCGCAGCGCTCCAGCAGGAAACCGAATTGTTTGTTGCGGAAAACATCCGTCAGGACCGCGGTATTCTAAACTTACTGGACGCCAACTATACTTTCCTGAACGAGCGGCTGGCGCGGCATTACGGCATCGCGGACGTTTACGGTAGTCACTTTCGGCGCGTGGAGCTGGCTGATTCGCAGCGGCACGGCTTGCTCGGCAAGGGCAGCATTCTCACCGTAACCAGTTACGCGGACCGCACCTCGCCCGTGCTGCGCGGCAAGTGGGTTCTGGAGACTCTGCTCGGCGCGCCCCCGCCCCCGCCTCCTCCCAACGTCCCGGCCCTGCAAGATCGCAACACGGAGGGCAAGATACTTTCCATGCGGCAGGCGATGGAGCGGCATCGCGCCAATCCGGCCTGCGCGACCTGCCATCAGCGAATGGACCCACTCGGGTTCGCGCTGGAAAATTTCGATGCGGTCGGTCGGTGGAGAACCACCAGCGGCGCGGACAACATTCCGGTGGACGCGTCTGGAGTTATCCCTGGCGGCACGAAATTCGTGGGACCCTCGGGACTGCGCGGGGTGCTGCTGGACAGCCAGCGGGAGTTTCTCACAACGGCGACATCGAAGTTGCTCACCTACGCTCTGGGCCGTGGCGTTGAATACTACGACCAGCCCACCGTGCGGCAGATTCTGCGCCGCGCCGCGCCGGAAAAACTCAAGTGGTCGGATATCATTTTGGGAATTGTTGAGAGTACGCCCTTCCAGATGCGGAGGCCATTAAATCCATGA